The proteins below come from a single Candidatus Dadabacteria bacterium genomic window:
- a CDS encoding GtrA family protein, which translates to MTRSDYPVLFVISEINAFFILLLFFTLRAEMPGVYSKLVGVQWGMFILSPVIHFLFLGFFSRWSSLVQFAKFCVISFSNLVIDFGILNLLIYYSGVAEGILYSVFKAASFILANVNGYAWNKFWTFRSKEVEGWMNQFIRFFAVVGVGLVINVTVASYVVAEFGGSGGSISSTVWANIGAAVSLIFTLFWNFFGLKYLVFKKRS; encoded by the coding sequence ATGACCAGATCGGATTATCCCGTTTTATTTGTAATAAGCGAGATAAACGCGTTTTTCATACTGCTTCTCTTCTTCACGCTTCGCGCCGAGATGCCCGGAGTGTACTCCAAGCTTGTGGGAGTGCAGTGGGGGATGTTCATACTGAGTCCCGTGATCCACTTTCTTTTTCTCGGGTTTTTCTCCCGTTGGTCCTCGCTGGTCCAGTTTGCAAAGTTCTGCGTCATAAGTTTTTCTAACCTCGTAATCGACTTCGGAATACTTAACCTGCTCATCTATTATTCCGGGGTGGCGGAGGGGATCCTCTACTCGGTTTTCAAGGCGGCTTCCTTTATTCTGGCAAACGTTAACGGCTATGCGTGGAACAAGTTCTGGACGTTTCGCAGCAAGGAGGTCGAGGGATGGATGAACCAGTTCATAAGGTTCTTCGCCGTCGTGGGCGTGGGGCTCGTGATAAACGTTACGGTTGCTTCGTACGTGGTTGCCGAATTTGGAGGTTCGGGGGGATCCATCTCGTCCACGGTGTGGGCGAACATAGGAGCCGCGGTATCCTTGATATTCACGCTTTTCTGGAACTTCTTCGGCCTTAAGTATCTGGTTTTTAAGAAAAGGTCTTGA
- a CDS encoding acetoacetate decarboxylase family protein, producing MSARRFLVFLIALVFCAVPLTATHSGEAPPAPAKSFSLPGPQLVTGAWMFIAAYKADPEVLKSMLPAGLKPHPNNHVVINMYTVPDKNQTSGFGAYTLTYLTIELEGHNSYVMDSDITYPGRYFVHYYNSSPTMREFTKPVGIPAQEGMTTTVVENGVLKTKLEIGGQSMIEATAEVGSELGGFGGGHLNYFGFMEDKGVVKYPIPWNGGTVSMANPKITFTAPEGHSLHKLKPLGDPTWAIWTKGSFVYPQYQVVN from the coding sequence ATGTCAGCTAGAAGGTTTTTGGTTTTTTTGATTGCTTTGGTTTTCTGTGCCGTTCCGCTCACGGCCACGCACTCGGGTGAGGCCCCGCCGGCCCCGGCCAAGTCGTTTTCGCTTCCGGGCCCGCAGCTGGTAACCGGTGCTTGGATGTTCATCGCAGCCTACAAGGCCGACCCGGAGGTTTTGAAATCGATGCTTCCGGCGGGTCTTAAGCCCCATCCGAACAATCACGTGGTCATAAACATGTACACGGTTCCCGACAAGAACCAGACCTCGGGATTCGGGGCGTACACGCTCACCTATCTGACGATTGAGCTTGAAGGTCACAACTCGTACGTGATGGATTCCGATATAACCTACCCCGGAAGGTACTTCGTTCATTACTACAACAGCTCTCCCACGATGAGGGAGTTCACCAAGCCTGTCGGAATTCCCGCTCAGGAGGGAATGACCACCACCGTGGTAGAGAACGGAGTGCTTAAGACAAAGCTTGAAATCGGCGGACAGTCGATGATCGAGGCCACGGCCGAGGTCGGAAGCGAACTCGGAGGATTCGGTGGAGGACACCTTAACTACTTCGGGTTTATGGAGGATAAGGGAGTGGTCAAGTACCCGATCCCGTGGAACGGGGGAACGGTATCAATGGCTAACCCGAAAATAACGTTCACGGCTCCCGAGGGACATTCGCTTCACAAGCTTAAGCCGCTTGGGGATCCGACCTGGGCGATCTGGACCAAGGGAAGCTTCGTCTACCCCCAGTACCAGGTAGTTAACTGA
- a CDS encoding transcriptional regulator: protein MIKLKPIRTEEDYEAALARIDEIFEAEHGSLEGKELDVLVDLVEFYENKNFPMENPNIAE, encoded by the coding sequence ATGATCAAACTGAAACCTATTCGTACTGAAGAGGACTACGAAGCTGCGTTGGCGCGCATTGACGAGATATTTGAAGCAGAACACGGTAGCCTTGAAGGAAAAGAACTCGATGTTTTGGTCGATCTTGTTGAGTTCTACGAGAACAAGAATTTTCCAATGGAAAATCCGAATATTGCGGAATAG
- a CDS encoding MlaD family protein: protein MEKQKSARLKVGVFVLASIAIFVYGVFTISGQEELFEREYKVKTYFDNSAGLLEGAYVRLSGVGVGSVSTIRFSDDSSLGKVQVIMEINKRALSRISKDSHATIKTEGLLGAKFVEIVPGQGESIGKARDGTVIRGYTSPEMQEIISQSEEFVTNLTSISRSLDKIVGAFADEKREDFLHTLIYDEQFAADMRSFSSNLAEISRMIREGEGSLGALIVDPSVHDALKGVLGEAERNRFVRSAVRYMIEEKEKRASGEH, encoded by the coding sequence ATGGAAAAGCAGAAATCGGCCCGACTCAAGGTAGGGGTTTTCGTCCTCGCATCGATCGCTATATTCGTTTACGGAGTTTTCACGATAAGCGGCCAGGAAGAGCTCTTTGAGAGGGAGTACAAGGTAAAGACCTACTTTGACAACTCGGCTGGGTTGCTCGAGGGTGCCTATGTGCGACTCTCGGGAGTGGGAGTGGGATCCGTGTCGACCATCCGTTTCTCGGACGATTCTTCCCTCGGGAAGGTTCAGGTCATAATGGAAATCAACAAGCGGGCGCTTTCCAGAATCTCGAAGGACTCCCACGCCACGATCAAGACCGAAGGACTTCTGGGGGCGAAGTTCGTCGAGATCGTTCCCGGCCAGGGAGAGAGCATAGGCAAGGCCCGCGACGGGACCGTGATCAGGGGTTACACGTCGCCCGAGATGCAGGAGATAATAAGCCAGTCAGAGGAATTCGTTACTAACCTCACGTCCATCTCCAGGAGTCTCGACAAGATAGTGGGGGCGTTTGCGGATGAGAAGCGGGAGGATTTCCTGCATACTCTCATCTACGACGAGCAGTTTGCGGCCGACATGCGGAGCTTCTCCTCCAACTTGGCCGAGATTTCCCGGATGATCAGGGAAGGAGAAGGTTCGCTTGGGGCACTTATAGTCGATCCCTCGGTTCACGACGCCCTTAAAGGAGTGCTGGGGGAGGCGGAGAGAAACAGGTTTGTTCGCTCCGCCGTTAGGTATATGATAGAAGAAAAGGAGAAGAGGGCGTCGGGAGAGCATTAG